The proteins below come from a single Poecilia reticulata strain Guanapo linkage group LG5, Guppy_female_1.0+MT, whole genome shotgun sequence genomic window:
- the pusl1 gene encoding tRNA pseudouridine synthase-like 1 isoform X2 produces the protein MAGVVVERGVVKVPPQQLGQSGVQEHLEEAIKKLKPVNPVSLSVSSRTDAGVHALSNSAHFDLQRKNDKPPFTADVLVEALNFNLKEQQIRVTHAYRVPDDFHARYRAQSRTYVYRVALGATHHTLLPLTDCNLCWSLCNTELDIDAMHEAAALLVGTHDFSSFRAVNSPFKNPVKTVDVVAIQPGSSFAHSHFHRRLQFWELTFKSQSFLYKQVRRMAGVLVAAGRGRLSVSQVKQILDARDTLAFPHNVAAPAQGLFLKSVDYKESDLLFSQKPDATEDPKT, from the exons ATGGCAGGAGTCGTGGTGGAAAG gGGAGTAGTAAAAGTACCTCCACAACAGCTGGGTCAGTCGGGGGTCCAGGAGCACTTGGAG GAAGCAATTAAGAAACTGAAACCAGTCAACCCAGTGTCTCTGTCGGTGTCCAGCAGGACAGATGCAGGTGTCCACGCCCTCTCGAACTCGGCTCACTTTGACCTCCAGCGCAAAAACGACAAGCCTCCTTTCACTGCGGACGTTCTGGTTGAAGCTCTCAATTTTAATCTCAAGGAACAGCAAATCAG ggTCACCCATGCTTACCGCGTCCCTGACGACTTTCACGCCCGTTATCGTGCTCAGTCTCGGACCTACGTCTACCGAGTAGCACTGGGCGCCACCCACCACACTCTGCTCCCGCTCACAGACTGCAATCTGTGCTGGAGTCTCTGCAACAC aGAGCTGGATATAGACGCCATGCATGAGGCCGCCGCACTGCTGGTTGGCACTCACGATTTCAGCAGCTTCAGGGCAGTGAACTCGCCTTTTAAAAATCCCGTGAAGACAGTGGATGTGGTTGCCATACAGCCTGGAAGCTCCTTCGcacattcacattttcacag GCGGCTACAATTCTGGGAGCTGACCTTTAAAAGTCAATCGTTTCTCTATAAGCAG GTGAGGAGGATGGCTGGAGTCTTGGTGGCTGCAGGCCGGGGACGGCTGTCCGTGTCTCAGGTCAAACAGATCTTGGATGCGCGGGACACTCTGGCCTTCCCTCACAATGTGGCAGCTCCAGCCCAAGGCCTCTTCCTTAAAAGTGTAGATTACAAAGAGTCGG ACCTTCTGTTCTCCCAAAAGCCTGACGCCACTGAAGATCCAAAGACATGA
- the pusl1 gene encoding tRNA pseudouridine synthase-like 1 isoform X3 yields MHNWARYLIFFQYIGTKYRGVVKVPPQQLGQSGVQEHLEEAIKKLKPVNPVSLSVSSRTDAGVHALSNSAHFDLQRKNDKPPFTADVLVEALNFNLKEQQIRELDIDAMHEAAALLVGTHDFSSFRAVNSPFKNPVKTVDVVAIQPGSSFAHSHFHRRLQFWELTFKSQSFLYKQVRRMAGVLVAAGRGRLSVSQVKQILDARDTLAFPHNVAAPAQGLFLKSVDYKESDLLFSQKPDATEDPKT; encoded by the exons ATGCACAACTGGGCACGTTACCTCATCTTTTTTCAGTACATTGGGACAAAATACAG gGGAGTAGTAAAAGTACCTCCACAACAGCTGGGTCAGTCGGGGGTCCAGGAGCACTTGGAG GAAGCAATTAAGAAACTGAAACCAGTCAACCCAGTGTCTCTGTCGGTGTCCAGCAGGACAGATGCAGGTGTCCACGCCCTCTCGAACTCGGCTCACTTTGACCTCCAGCGCAAAAACGACAAGCCTCCTTTCACTGCGGACGTTCTGGTTGAAGCTCTCAATTTTAATCTCAAGGAACAGCAAATCAG aGAGCTGGATATAGACGCCATGCATGAGGCCGCCGCACTGCTGGTTGGCACTCACGATTTCAGCAGCTTCAGGGCAGTGAACTCGCCTTTTAAAAATCCCGTGAAGACAGTGGATGTGGTTGCCATACAGCCTGGAAGCTCCTTCGcacattcacattttcacag GCGGCTACAATTCTGGGAGCTGACCTTTAAAAGTCAATCGTTTCTCTATAAGCAG GTGAGGAGGATGGCTGGAGTCTTGGTGGCTGCAGGCCGGGGACGGCTGTCCGTGTCTCAGGTCAAACAGATCTTGGATGCGCGGGACACTCTGGCCTTCCCTCACAATGTGGCAGCTCCAGCCCAAGGCCTCTTCCTTAAAAGTGTAGATTACAAAGAGTCGG ACCTTCTGTTCTCCCAAAAGCCTGACGCCACTGAAGATCCAAAGACATGA
- the pusl1 gene encoding tRNA pseudouridine synthase-like 1 isoform X1 has translation MHNWARYLIFFQYIGTKYRGVVKVPPQQLGQSGVQEHLEEAIKKLKPVNPVSLSVSSRTDAGVHALSNSAHFDLQRKNDKPPFTADVLVEALNFNLKEQQIRVTHAYRVPDDFHARYRAQSRTYVYRVALGATHHTLLPLTDCNLCWSLCNTELDIDAMHEAAALLVGTHDFSSFRAVNSPFKNPVKTVDVVAIQPGSSFAHSHFHRRLQFWELTFKSQSFLYKQVRRMAGVLVAAGRGRLSVSQVKQILDARDTLAFPHNVAAPAQGLFLKSVDYKESDLLFSQKPDATEDPKT, from the exons ATGCACAACTGGGCACGTTACCTCATCTTTTTTCAGTACATTGGGACAAAATACAG gGGAGTAGTAAAAGTACCTCCACAACAGCTGGGTCAGTCGGGGGTCCAGGAGCACTTGGAG GAAGCAATTAAGAAACTGAAACCAGTCAACCCAGTGTCTCTGTCGGTGTCCAGCAGGACAGATGCAGGTGTCCACGCCCTCTCGAACTCGGCTCACTTTGACCTCCAGCGCAAAAACGACAAGCCTCCTTTCACTGCGGACGTTCTGGTTGAAGCTCTCAATTTTAATCTCAAGGAACAGCAAATCAG ggTCACCCATGCTTACCGCGTCCCTGACGACTTTCACGCCCGTTATCGTGCTCAGTCTCGGACCTACGTCTACCGAGTAGCACTGGGCGCCACCCACCACACTCTGCTCCCGCTCACAGACTGCAATCTGTGCTGGAGTCTCTGCAACAC aGAGCTGGATATAGACGCCATGCATGAGGCCGCCGCACTGCTGGTTGGCACTCACGATTTCAGCAGCTTCAGGGCAGTGAACTCGCCTTTTAAAAATCCCGTGAAGACAGTGGATGTGGTTGCCATACAGCCTGGAAGCTCCTTCGcacattcacattttcacag GCGGCTACAATTCTGGGAGCTGACCTTTAAAAGTCAATCGTTTCTCTATAAGCAG GTGAGGAGGATGGCTGGAGTCTTGGTGGCTGCAGGCCGGGGACGGCTGTCCGTGTCTCAGGTCAAACAGATCTTGGATGCGCGGGACACTCTGGCCTTCCCTCACAATGTGGCAGCTCCAGCCCAAGGCCTCTTCCTTAAAAGTGTAGATTACAAAGAGTCGG ACCTTCTGTTCTCCCAAAAGCCTGACGCCACTGAAGATCCAAAGACATGA
- the ddx19b gene encoding ATP-dependent RNA helicase DDX19B isoform X1 codes for MASESWAQAVDEQEAAAESISSLQIKEKPEENGTVSNATDSSSGAAKSEGEGDAKPADDDDKEDKAAQSLLNKLIRNNLVNTTNQVEVLQKDPNSPLYSVKSFEELRLKPQLLQGVYAMGFNRPSKIQETALPMMLAEPPQNLIAQSQSGTGKTAAFVLAMLSHVDPNNKYPQCLCVSPTYELALQTGKVIEQMGKYYPEVKLVYAIRGNKLERGSKLQEQIVIGTPGTMLDWCNKFRFIDPKKIRVFVLDEADVMIATQGHQDQSIRIQRTLPKNCQMLLFSATFEESVWSFAQRIVPEPNIIKLKREEETLDTIKQYFVLCNSREEKFQALCNIYGAITIAQAMIFCHTRKTAGWLAGELSREGHQVALLSGEMQVEQRAAVIDRFRDGKEKVLVTTNVCARGIDVEQVSVVINFDLPVDKDGNPDNETYLHRIGRTGRFGKRGLAINMVDSKMSMNILNRIQEHFNKKIERLDTDDLDEIEKIAN; via the exons ATTAGTAGTCTTCAGATAAAGGAGAAACCAGAAGAAAATG GTACCGTTTCAAATGCCACAGACTCCAGCAGTGGGGCTGCAAAATCAGAAGGCGAAGGTGACGCCAAACCTGCAGACGACGACGACAAGG AGGACAAAGCGGCACAATCGCTGTTGAACAAGCTGATACGGAATAACCTCGTAAATACGACAAATCAAGTGGAAGTTCTCCAGAAGGATCCAAACTCCCCGCTATACTCTGTGAAGTCCTTTGAAGAACTACGCCT CAAACCACAGCTTCTTCAGGGTGTATATGCCATGGGGTTCAATCGACCATCTAAAATCCAAGAGACCGCCTTACCCATGATGCTGGCAGAGCC TCCACAGAACCTGATTGCTCAGTCTCAGTCAGGGACAGGAAAAACGGCCGCCTTTGTCCTGGCAATGCTCAGCCACGTCGACCCCAACAACAAATATCCCCAG TGCTTGTGCGTGTCGCCGACGTACGAACTGGCACTTCAGACCGGCAAAGTTATCGAGCAGATGGGCAAATATTATCCCGAAGTCAAACTAGTCTACGCCATTAGAGGGAACAAGT TGGAGCGAGGCAGCAAACTGCAGGAACAGATAGTTATTGGGACACCTGGTACGATGCTGGACTGGTGCAATAAATTCCGGTTTATAGATCCCAAGAAGATCAGAGTGTTTGTGTTGGACGAAGCTGACGTTATGATCGCCACGCAGGGACACCAGGACCAGAGCATCCGAATCCAGAG GACGCTGCCGAAGAACTGCCAGATGTTGCTGTTCTCAGCCACGTTTGAAGAGAGCGTTTGGAGCTTCGCGCAGCGCATCGTGCCCGAACCCAACATCATCAAGCtgaagagagaggaggagactCTGGACACCATCAAGCAGTACTTTGTGCTCTGCaacagcagagaggagaagTTCCAAGCTCTCTGTAACATCTACGGAGCCATTACCATCGCTCAGGCCATGATCTTCTGCCAT ACGAGGAAAACTGCAGGTTGGCTTGCAGGGGAGCTGTCCAGAGAAggccaccaggtggcgctgctCAGTGGAGAAATGCAAGTAGAGCAGAGAGCTGCCGTCATAGACCGCTTCCGAGATGGAAAGGAGAAAGTCCTGGTGACCACAAATGTCTGTGCTCGAG gcATCGACGTGGAGCAGGTTTCTGTGGTGATCAATTTCGACTTGCCAGTCGACAAAGATGGTAACCCTGACAACGAGACGTACCTGCACAGGATTGGGCGTACCGGCCGATTTGGGAAGAGGGGACTGGCCATCAACATGGTGGACAGCAAGATGAGCATGAACATCCTTAACAGGATCCAGGAGCATTTCA ATAAGAAAATTGAAAGACTAGATACAGATGATCTGGATGAAATTGAGAAAATTGCCAACTAA
- the ddx19b gene encoding ATP-dependent RNA helicase DDX19B isoform X2, with protein MASESWAQAVDEQEAAAESISSLQIKEKPEENGTVSNATDSSSGAAKSEGEGDAKPADDDDKEDKAAQSLLNKLIRNNLVNTTNQVEVLQKDPNSPLYSVKSFEELRLKPQLLQGVYAMGFNRPSKIQETALPMMLAEPPQNLIAQSQSGTGKTAAFVLAMLSHVDPNNKYPQCLCVSPTYELALQTGKVIEQMGKYYPEVKLVYAIRGNKLERGSKLQEQIVIGTPGTMLDWCNKFRFIDPKKIRVFVLDEADVMIATQGHQDQSIRIQRTLPKNCQMLLFSATFEESVWSFAQRIVPEPNIIKLKREEETLDTIKQYFVLCNSREEKFQALCNIYGAITIAQAMIFCHQPYGFFVPLRNPDEENCRLACRGAVQRRPPGGAAQWRNASRAESCRHRPLPRWKGESPGDHKCLCSRHRRGAGFCGDQFRLASRQRW; from the exons ATTAGTAGTCTTCAGATAAAGGAGAAACCAGAAGAAAATG GTACCGTTTCAAATGCCACAGACTCCAGCAGTGGGGCTGCAAAATCAGAAGGCGAAGGTGACGCCAAACCTGCAGACGACGACGACAAGG AGGACAAAGCGGCACAATCGCTGTTGAACAAGCTGATACGGAATAACCTCGTAAATACGACAAATCAAGTGGAAGTTCTCCAGAAGGATCCAAACTCCCCGCTATACTCTGTGAAGTCCTTTGAAGAACTACGCCT CAAACCACAGCTTCTTCAGGGTGTATATGCCATGGGGTTCAATCGACCATCTAAAATCCAAGAGACCGCCTTACCCATGATGCTGGCAGAGCC TCCACAGAACCTGATTGCTCAGTCTCAGTCAGGGACAGGAAAAACGGCCGCCTTTGTCCTGGCAATGCTCAGCCACGTCGACCCCAACAACAAATATCCCCAG TGCTTGTGCGTGTCGCCGACGTACGAACTGGCACTTCAGACCGGCAAAGTTATCGAGCAGATGGGCAAATATTATCCCGAAGTCAAACTAGTCTACGCCATTAGAGGGAACAAGT TGGAGCGAGGCAGCAAACTGCAGGAACAGATAGTTATTGGGACACCTGGTACGATGCTGGACTGGTGCAATAAATTCCGGTTTATAGATCCCAAGAAGATCAGAGTGTTTGTGTTGGACGAAGCTGACGTTATGATCGCCACGCAGGGACACCAGGACCAGAGCATCCGAATCCAGAG GACGCTGCCGAAGAACTGCCAGATGTTGCTGTTCTCAGCCACGTTTGAAGAGAGCGTTTGGAGCTTCGCGCAGCGCATCGTGCCCGAACCCAACATCATCAAGCtgaagagagaggaggagactCTGGACACCATCAAGCAGTACTTTGTGCTCTGCaacagcagagaggagaagTTCCAAGCTCTCTGTAACATCTACGGAGCCATTACCATCGCTCAGGCCATGATCTTCTGCCAT CAACCTTATggtttttttgttcctctgcGCAATCCAGACGAGGAAAACTGCAGGTTGGCTTGCAGGGGAGCTGTCCAGAGAAggccaccaggtggcgctgctCAGTGGAGAAATGCAAGTAGAGCAGAGAGCTGCCGTCATAGACCGCTTCCGAGATGGAAAGGAGAAAGTCCTGGTGACCACAAATGTCTGTGCTCGAG gcATCGACGTGGAGCAGGTTTCTGTGGTGATCAATTTCGACTTGCCAGTCGACAAAGATGGTAA